From a single Phragmites australis chromosome 7, lpPhrAust1.1, whole genome shotgun sequence genomic region:
- the LOC133924433 gene encoding uncharacterized protein LOC133924433, which yields MLCTPPQTLHPSLRLRPRPFPRAPRCSNDPAPSPSPSPSSPAAAGSIRRLVLPPEGRAKLDPRPDRDFYAFPRLVTHVDDGFTATLTDLYRERLRPGWDVLDLMSSWVSHLPPEVQFQRVVGHGLNAQELARNPRLDYFFVKDLNADQQFELESSSFDAVLCTVSVQYLQSPEKVFAEIFRVLKPGGVCIVSFSNRMFYGKAIGAWREGTAYSRVQLVTQYFQCVEGFTQPEVVRKQPSRGGSSASPLDAVMRLFAMASSDPFYAVVSYKNFKPM from the exons ATGCTCTGCACCCCGCCCCAAACGCTGCACCCGTCGCTGCGCCTGCGGCCGAGGCCATTCCCGCGCGCGCCGCGATGCTCCAACGACcccgcgccgtcgccgtcgccgtcgccttcgTCCCCCGCGGCCGCCGGCAGCATCCGTCGCCTGGTGCTCCCACCCGAGGGCCGCGCGAAGCTGGACCCGCGCCCCGACCGTGACTTCTACGCGTTCCCGCGCCTCGTCACGCACGTGGACGACGGCTTCACCGCCACGCTCACGGACCTCTACCGGGAGCGCCTCCGCCCCGGGTGGGACGTGCTCGACCTCATGAGCTCCTGGGTCAGCCACCTGCCGCCGGAGGTCCAGTTCCAGCGCGTCGTCGGCCACGGGCTCAACGCGCAGGAGCTCGCCAGGAACCCGCGCCTGGACTACTTCTTCGTCAAGGACCTCAACGCGGACCAGCAGTTCGAGCTCGAGAGCAGCAGCTTCGACGCCGTGCTCTGCACCGTCAGCGTGCAGTACCTGCAGTCCCCTGAAAAG GTTTTCGCGGAGATCTTCCGGGTGCTGAAGCCGGGGGGCGTGTGCATCGTGAGCTTCAGCAACCGGATGTTCTACGGGAAGGCCATCGGCGCATGGCGGGAGGGCACCGCCTACAGCCGCGTCCAGCTCGTGACGCAGTACTTCCAGTGCGTGGAGGGGTTCACGCAGCCCGAGGTGGTCAGGAAGCAGCCCTCGCGCGGCGGGTCGTCGGCCTCGCCGCTGGACGCCGTGATGAGGCTGTTTGCGATGGCCAGCTCCGACCCGTTCTACGCCGTCGTCTCGTACAAGAACTTCAAGCCGATGTAA
- the LOC133924436 gene encoding uncharacterized protein LOC133924436 isoform X2, translated as MDEEATTGGSRAAETFDPELIHAIFKLVWSRRGERGSGDGNEVVDVEIGSLLRIPREEIEVQLPMQVHLKSAVNFYGYLLQRLFNVLLLSLRPRNQLLLNPPI; from the exons ATGGACGAAGAAGCGACGACGGGCGGCTCGCGCGCCGCCGAGACCTTCGATCCG GAACTGATCCACGCCATCTTCAAGCTGGTGTGGAGCCGGCGGGGCGAGAGGGGCAGCGGTGACGGCAACGAGGTCGTCGACGTTGAG ATTGGCAGCCTGCTCCGGATACCTCGAGAAGAAATCGAAGTACAACTG CCAATGCAAGTGCACTTAAAGTCAGCTGTGAATTTCTACGGATATTTGTTACAG AGGCTATTCAACGTTCTGCTTTTATCGCTGAGGCCGAGGAATCAACTGTTATTGAACCCACCCATCTAG
- the LOC133924436 gene encoding protein MHF2 homolog isoform X1: MDEEATTGGSRAAETFDPELIHAIFKLVWSRRGERGSGDGNEVVDVEPAPDTSRRNRSTTANASALKVSCEFLRIFVTEAIQRSAFIAEAEESTVIEPTHLERVLPQLLLDF, encoded by the exons ATGGACGAAGAAGCGACGACGGGCGGCTCGCGCGCCGCCGAGACCTTCGATCCG GAACTGATCCACGCCATCTTCAAGCTGGTGTGGAGCCGGCGGGGCGAGAGGGGCAGCGGTGACGGCAACGAGGTCGTCGACGTTGAG CCTGCTCCGGATACCTCGAGAAGAAATCGAAGTACAACTG CCAATGCAAGTGCACTTAAAGTCAGCTGTGAATTTCTACGGATATTTGTTACAG AGGCTATTCAACGTTCTGCTTTTATCGCTGAGGCCGAGGAATCAACTGTTATTGAACCCACCCATCTAGAGCGCGTATTGCCGCAACTCCTTTTGGACTTCTGA
- the LOC133923555 gene encoding protein JINGUBANG-like, protein MQLLPRLCMATGNTAAGDGDGNNKGDSSNNKLATAVSSSSSTVSTSSSASAAAVSEASSSTSLPSLPSLSAATSTCLAASFVHVTTILPLSAASASSAAAVVSAVDSTHGLVVARPASVALHDLSTLEATSTSDSADATDTAGSVKCVAHLHGGAAAVTGHQDGRLRLWRVSSHAPARLRLAAALPTVSDRLRRFPVPSNHVSVRRHHRRLWIEHADTVSGVAASADGRLLFSVSWDKTLKVWALPSLRCLQSLPAHDDAVNAVAVAPDGTVYTGSADRRVRVWAPRPASDKTRRAHSKKPVYHLVATLSRHTAAVNAVAIGCGGQALYSGGNDRSIVVWEREDIASHMVVIGALRGHRKAVLSIACAAGGLVVSGSADQTVRAWRRAPDGRGYACVAVIDGHGTAVRSVAAAPVPKQKQRRGGVDGDEEWRVCSATFDGEVRVWSLRVSGS, encoded by the coding sequence ATGCAGCTTCTCCCGCGGCTCTGCATGGCCACCGGCAACACCGCCGCCGGCGATGGCGATGGGAACAACAAAGGCGACAGTAGCAATAACAAGCTGGCCACGGCGGTGTCGTCCTCCTCGTCGACCGTCTCCACGTCGTCCTCCGCCTCGGCGGCGGCCGTGTCGGAAGCGTCGTCGTCGACGTCCCTCCCTTCGCTTCCTTCGCTCTCTGCCGCGACAAGCACCTGCCTCGCGGCGTCCTTCGTCCACGTCACCACGATCCTTCCTCTGTCCGCAGCCTCCGCATCGTCCGCGGCTGCCGTCGTATCGGCAGTGGACTCCACGCACGGTCTCGTCGTGGCGCGGCCGGCGTCAGTGGCGCTCCACGACCTGTCTACCCTCGAGGCGACTTCCACGTCCGACTCCGCGGATGCCACCGATACTGCGGGCTCGGTGAAGTGCGTGGCGCACCTCCACGGCGGCGCTGCCGCCGTGACGGGCCACCAGGACGGGAGGCTGCGCCTGTGGCGGGTCTCCTCACACGCGCCTGCGAGgctccgcctcgccgccgcgctccccacggtctccgatcgccTCCGCCGGTTCCCCGTCCCGTCCAACCACGTGTCtgtccgccgccaccaccgccggctcTGGATAGAGCACGCCGACACCGTGTCCGGAGTCGCGGCCTCCGCCGACGGCCGCCTCCTCTTTTCCGTCTCCTGGGACAAGACGCTCAAGGTATGGGCCCTCCCGTCCCTCCGCTGCCTGCAGTCGCTGCCGGCGCACGACGACGCCGTCAACGCCGTCGCCGTGGCGCCCGACGGCACGGTGTACACCGGCTCCGCCGACAGGCGCGTCCGCGTCTGGGCGCCCCGGCCCGCCTCCGACAAGACCCGACGCGCGCACAGCAAGAAGCCGGTTTACCACCTGGTCGCCACCCTGTCCCGCCACACGGCGGCGGTGAACGCGGTGGCTATCGGGTGCGGGGGGCAGGCGCTGTACTCGGGCGGCAACGACCGGTCCATCGTGGTGTGGGAGCGGGAGGACATCGCGAGCCACATGGTCGTGATCGGGGCGCTGAGGGGCCACCGCAAGGCGGTGCTGTCCATCGCGTGCGCGGCGGGCGGGCTGGTGGTCAGCGGGTCGGCGGACCAGACGGTGCGGGCCTGGCGGCGCGCCCCGGACGGAAGAGGGTACGCTTGCGTCGCCGTGATCGACGGGCACGGAACCGCCGTCAGGTCGGTCGCGGCGGCGCCTGTGCCAAAACAGAAGCAGCGGCGGGGAGGCGTCGACGGCGACGAGGAGTGGCGAGTGTGCAGTGCGACCTTCGACGGCGAGGTGCGGGTCTGGTCGCTGCGGGTGTCGGGTTCGTAG
- the LOC133924434 gene encoding protein-L-isoaspartate O-methyltransferase, producing the protein MNAASASPARCLSPSSAALPRRRLLAPVTARPPPTPLRRCIPFHRMAQFWTQGSLDKNKALVEYLKQYGAVRTDEVAEVMETIDRALFVPEGAPYIDSPMPIGYNATISAPHMHATCLELLKDHLQPGMHALDVGSGSGYLTACFAMMVGPEGRGVGIEHIPQIVASSIENAQRSAAAPLLKDGSLSFHVADGRLGFPDAAPYDAIHVGAAAPEIPQPLLEQLKPGGRMVVPVGSYFQDLQVVDKNADGSISVRNDVSVRYVPLTSRSAQLQDP; encoded by the exons ATGAACGCCGCATCCGCCTCCCCGGCCCGCTGCCTCTCGCCTTCCTCCGccgcgctcccccgtcgccgcctcctcgcccccGTCACTGCgaggccgccgccgacgccgctgCGGCGCTGCATCCCGTTCCACCGGATGGCG CAATTTTGGACTCAAGGATCACTGGACAAGAACAAAGCTCTGGTCGAGTACCTAAAGCAGTATGGTGCTGTTAGAACTGATGAAGTGGCTGAAGTAATGGAAACAATTGATAGAGCATTATTTGTACCAGAGGGTGCCCCTTACATTGACAGTCCTATGCCTATTGGTTACAATGCGACAATATCTGCTCCTCACATGCATGCAACCTGCTTAGAACTATTGAAGGATCATTTGCAGCCAGGCATGCATGCTCTGGATGTTGGATCAG GTAGTGGCTACTTGACAGCTTGTTTTGCAATGATGGTTGGACCGGAAGGTCGTGGGGTAGGAATTGAACACATTCCTCAGATTGTTGCTTCTTCTATTGAAAATGCCCAAAGAAGCGCTGCAGCTCCATTACTGAAGGATGGATCGCTTTCTTTTCATGTTGCAG ATGGCAGGCTTGGCTTTCCAGACGCAGCACCCTATGACGCTATCCATGTCGGCGCGGCGGCACCGGAGATCCCTCAGCCTCTGCTCGAGCAGCTGAAGCCTGGCGGCCGGATGGTCGTTCCTGTAGGCAGCTACTTCCAGGACCTGCAGGTGGTGGACAAGAACGCCGACGGATCGATCAGCGTCCGGAACGACGTGTCCGTGCGCTACGTCCCTCTAACCAGCCGCTCTGCTCAGTTGCAAGACCCCTGA